The DNA region ttgtggagcacACAACTAATAGTTTTCCTGTGGGCAGCtcttgagctgtggatctctgcagttccTCCAGTGACCATGGGATTCTTGGCTACTCTTCTAATCAGTGttgtccttgcttgggatgtcaggtagtggacggccatgtcttggtaggtttgcagttgtgccatactctttCAATTTTTAGATAATGGATTGAACAGCGCTCTGTGACATGTTCAGAGCTGGGgttatttttttataacctaacccaggTTTTGTCTTCTTCacagctttatccctgacctgtctggtgagctctttggttttcatgatgctgtttgatccctaatgttctcacacaaacctctgaggtctTTACGGAACAGCTGTAGTTATTCTGAGAAGGAATCACCCCCAGGTGGGCACAGTGTacgaattatgtgacttctgggggTGATCGGTCACTCAGGACTTTATTTGGAGACGTCCGACTACAGGGGGTGAATACTAATGCACCTCACAATGCTCAGATTTATATTTTCTATATATTTAGAAATCCCTGTCTCCTTTCCTTTCCATGTCACAGACacttgttactttgtgttggtgtcacagaaaatcccaataaaataaatgTAAGTTTTTGGGTGTAACGTGGAAAAGATCACGCGGTATGAAGACTTTttgaaggcactgtatatatgtgtccATGTGACCTCTTCCGGtgttcctcctttcagcctcctggCGACCACTTCTCCGTCTCCGTCCCACGTGCAGATCTGGCAGATCGGAGCTGAAGATAAAGGTAGTAGTCGTCTTCTCGTGTGACGTCTTAGCTCCTGATCTTCTCCTATGTGATGTCTGATGTTTTCCTTTCATGAGCCGAGTTCCCTTTAATATATCATTGTGTACAGCTATTACTCTCTGGTAGCTGCTGCTTTCTGCTGTTACTTTCTGTTACTTGCTCTACAGATGTCATTCTGCCGACGACGTCCATTCCGTCCGCTCCCAGCAAAGAAACATGGACAAAGATTGCAGTGTCGGGCGCCGCATCGCCCTGTGTGGTCCACGGGTCTCAGGTCAATGGCGTCAACGTCACAGAGATTGAGACAGTCGGGCGCCTTTACACATTAGGTGAGTGGCGGGACGCAGCCTTATACACGGAGGGGCGCTGTGCTGCATTGTGGGTGACGTAGTGATGGGCATGAGCTCTACTCTCACCACAAAccgcagagctgcattcataatgctGCTTGTTGGTGATgaagcctcctgtatggagaaactagtcacaggcatctggggagaatttcatgtcaatagcagctttagaaatagatttacttgaAAAAtcagtgacgtgttcaatacttatttctcccactctaTGAGCTGTAAACGAGCTTCTTTCCTTTCCCCAGCGGTATCTAATACTGAGGCCATCGGATCACTTTCCTTTCTGGATTCCAGTACTGTCCACCTGTGCTGTCTGAGCGGCCGGCAGATAATCGCTGACATCCGGCAGCCTGGGATCGCCAGTGAGGGAAACGTGGCCCCCAATATGCTTGGGGACAGACGATGGGTCGCCACTCTACAGACAGACAGCCAAGACACCAGAACAAAGATTGCCAGTCTATCTTCTGAGGGCCACATCACCATCACAGATACTCGTGATATGGGGGCTCCACTGAAATGTGCCAAAGTCAAGTCATCCAATGGTCCCACCCCCGAGGATCTAATGTGTATCTGCTGGGCCCCTCGACTGAAAGATTGCGTCTCCATCTCAGGTAAAATGTTCGGTATGGGTGGTATAAGAGCGGAGACCACCCACCTATATACCCTGCTCTCAcattgagtttttattttttttaggccttGATGGTACTGTCCAGATCTACAATACGGAACCATGGGATGCCGTCGTGAAGGAGGTCGATGCGCTGTTCATCCACAGGGGTCACTCCGCTATGGGACAGTGTGAGGATGGGAGCGTCCCCAGGGTCACCGTCCACTCCTGGCACCCGTGGAAAGAGAGGATGCTGGTATCCGCGGCTAGTGATGGCTCATTACATATCTGGGACTGGCTGGATGGCCCATGCAGAGCTGATCATTAAGGAGGAGGAACGgataatgtgtatgtatgtgtatataatatttGTAGCTTTGCTAATAAAGAGACATTTTGttacaagaaaaataaaaatggttTGAATTTGAAATTTTGATCTCCCGtcgcctccatcttcagtatctggcaaccgcccgtcgcctccatcttcagtatctggcaaccgcccgtcgcctccatcttcagtatctggcaaccgcccgtcgcctccatcttcagtatctggcaaccgcccgtcgcctccatcttcagtatctggcaaccgcccgtcgcctccatcttcagtatctggcaaccgcccgtcgcctccatcttcagtatctggcaaccgcccgtcgcctccatcttcagtatctggcaaccgcccgtcgcctccatcttcagtatctggcaaccgcccgtcgcctccatcttcagtatctggcaaccgcccgtcgcctccatcttcagtatctggcaaccgcccgtcgcctccatcttcagtatctggcaaccgcccgtcgcctccatcttcagtatctggcaaccgcccgtcgcctccatcttcagtatctggcaaccgcccgtcgcctccatcttcagtatctggcaaccgcccgtcgcctccatcttcagtatctggcaaCCGCCCGTCgtcttcatcatcagtatctggcaaCCGCCTGTCGCCTtcatcatcagtatttggtgaccacCTGTCGccctcatcatcagtatctggtgaccacctgtcgcctccatcatcagtatctgggacCGCCCGTCGCCTTCATCTTCAGTATCTGGCAACCGCTTGtcgcctccatcttcagtatctggtgaccgcctgtcgcctccatcatcagtatctggtgaccgcctgtcgcctccatcatcagtatctggcaaCCGCTCGTCACCTTCATCATTAGTATCTGTTGACCGCCTGtcaccttcatcatcagtatctggtgaccgcctttcATCTCCATCAGTACCTAGTGCCTGCTTGTCGCCGCTATGATCAGTATCTGTTGGCTGCCCATTtcctctatcatcagtatctggtggctgcccatcacctccatcatcagtatctagtgaccgcccttcgcctccatcatcagtatctagtgatggCCCTTTGCCTCCATTATCACTTGTTGGAATTTTTCCATAAAGAAGACTTCTGTCCAGTGTAATGCCgcggtagcaccgtacgcagtgacccacaaagttcaaacacaacggtctctttaatgtgttacttcacacataaaggagCATAGCGTTTTATAGTACACGACATgaaagttcaatacacacagttgcatctcgtctcagtgccAATGTCATAGcactacatatcatatggcttttagattgcagtccctaaacacgctggacctcccttgtccagtatccgtggggcgaccgcaagccatattacagtctccaaacacaacttcacatgttgcagacactacacacgccagtcctcctctgactagttcctgtgggtgtcctgcaccgctgtatcacagactactcaaacagccgtacacagcccagaatATACTCCGGAtagcagctgggcaccatatccactTGTTTGCAATGGTTACACATgtcagtcctctttcgggcacaggacatccacctccaggtacaggactgtccacatctgactttttcgggcacaggacatccacctccgggtacAGGACTGTCCATATCTGACTCATTCggacacaggacatccacctccgggtacaggactgtccacatccgattcTTTCggacacaggacatccacctccgggtacAGGACTGTCCAAGTCtgactctttcgggcacaggacatccacctccgggcacaggactgttcacatctgactttcgggcacaggacatccacctccgggcacaggactggccACATCtgactctttcgggcacaggacatccaccttccgggcacaggactgtccacatctgactctttcaggcacaggacattcACCTCcgtgcacaggactgtccacatccgagaccagttaccatggacgacttgcatcgctgtgtacactgcgggtgccaggctattcagctgccatagctgctgacctgtgctgcttcacacacacagccagcgatctgcaggcctctgctctgcccaccagcacacaccagacgacACTGACGTTGCGCCTGACACACCcacaccccttactgcagggtttttaacaaacaaacctgtggctttcagccacatggaaaacccgaacCGGAAATCTGTGACTGCCAtggacacctatggacttcatccgtctccatgcacagcctggggagaacacacagcgacccctatctgacacgagtcactgcctcacaccaggCTTGCTCTAGGTGGGTGTAGCTGGTCCCACTGGTTGCTGACAGTTCTGAGTGCGGCCATTGTCCTCACTGTTGTCCATTTTTGGTGCTCCTACAGATCTTGACCAGCACATCGTGAATCCCTAGTCTGCCTGGGAGACACCTTGCTGATGCAGTGTAATTACCTTGTCTTGTTGCTGGTCTCAGGCTTGCCATGGTGTAAGACCTGTGACATATCTTCTACAACCTCGCCtttttgtagcagagtttggctgttcctcaccaaatgttaagcctcctacacagccgtttctgtttcagttaatgagTGTTTTTCatcctacatatgaaaatgatgattgttacctgtttggtataattggCTACTGATACACAAATAAAATCCTACAACATCCCAGACTTTGTGCATGTACTTAGAAGAATCGGTGGAGGCGATGGGCAGTCACCGAATATTGATCTTCTACTTTTGATACCATTCTTACTCTGTGGCATTTTTTCCACACCGGTAACATGGGTGCCTTCACTGATCTTGACTTTCTCAGACTAAAATGGCGAGTTTGCGGAGTTCTGCAGTGATGGCATCCACATGGCTGCTGTCTGGGTCTCCGGGACATCGGGTCGTCCAGCAGAATAGCGGTTGTCTAACATTCAGTGATCTTTGTTTCTCTTTTCTGCTGTTTCGGCACATTCTGCACTATCCGACCTTCATGTGACCTTCTCGTGACACATCCAGTATAAGAATGTCACCTCCGCTGGCCAAGAGTGCAGAAAAATAGAGACGGAAGCCTTGGTGTATACAGTGTATTCCTGTGAGATATTTCCTTCCTTTTTGTGAGACACTTATAGATTTGTACtgtgaaataagaaaaaaataataccCCAAGACTGAAATATTATAGAGGTAGCAGTCCCATAACTGGTCCTCCACTCCATTGTACACATTGGGGGTTATGTACCGAGTTCTCCTTGCTTTCCTGCATATGAAAGACACAATGGCGCATGTGCGGGACTTTACTAATACACCAGACGGTGCGTCTTCTCAAGCTTCTGAAATCATAAGCTAGTGCCATTGtgttctacagtcatggccaaaagtgtttacACCCTTGAAATTGTACCAGAAAAAGAAGTATTTATCACAGAAAATTATTCCAATTACACATTGTTTATTACGCATCTGTTTATTTCCTTTGAGTGTATTgaaacaccacaaaaaaaaaacagagaaaaaaaagcaaattggacataatttcacacaaaacccccaaaatgggcaggacaaaattgttggtacctttccaaaattgtgggtaaacaactttttttcaagcatgtgatgctccatcaaactcacctgtggcaagtaacacgtgtggacaatatgaaaatcacacctgaaaccagttaAAATTGTTGCCAAACATCAATCCTCAAGgtcacaagtccatctccagagatcttgatgttcctttgtccacggtgcgcaactgaatcaagaagtttacaacccatggcactgtagctaatctccctggatgtggatggcagagaaaaaattatgaaaggttgcaacatacgatagtccagatggtggataagccccaatcaaggtccaaagaaaATAAAGTTGTCCTGCAGACTCAGGGCGCATCAGTGTCAGCATGATCTATCTGTCCACATGTTAATGAAACACTGTGGCAGGaggcccaggaggaccccactgacaatgagacaaaaaagctagactgcagtttgcgaaAATGTACGGACAGATGACACCAAGGAagagctttttgataaagcacatcattctactgtttactgaaaatggaatgaggcctacaaagaaaagaaccctgcagtcaaatatggtggaggttgacagatgttttggggttgttttgctgtctctggcactgtgtgccttgactgtgtgcaaggcatcatgaaatctgaagattaccaaaggattttgggtggcaatgtagtgcccagtgtcggaaagctgggtttgcggtctaggtcatgggtcttccagcaggacaatgaccccaaacaagaagccccagaaatggatggaaacaaagcactggagagttctgaagtggcagcaatgagtccgaatCTATATcgcattgatcacctgtggagagatcttacaattgttgttgggagaagacgccttcacatatgaaagacctggagccgttttggggggtttctgtgaaattatgtccaatttgcctttttttctatgttttttttaagtgttgttccaatacacataaatGAAAGAAGGATATGTATAACTAAACGAgtgattgtaataattttctgtgagaaatacttcattttctggaacaatttcaagggtgccaactcttTCGGCCATGGCTGTACCTCCTGCACAGTGTAGCAGCATGTCCTCACTCTGGTTTCACCAGGCACACTGTGCATGTGCCGAAACTTCATCAGCTTGCAATACAGGCAAGTAGGCCATGCTTACGTGCATTGCAATTGTGGTGCATATGTGGGATTATGTAACAATATAATACAGTAGATGATATATCATCTGAAGCTTCTAAAATCACAATTTTGCCTTTGTGGTATAGCTCTGGCGCATGCACAATAAAACAGAATGCATGTGCCAGGCTGCAACCGTGGAAATAATAAACTTGTTATATATCAGCTTGTGACAACATGTGCCAGAACCAAAAGACAATAGCGGATGCTGAAGATTGCATTACATGTACACCTTTCGAGCCTTTGAAATCCCCAATATGAGCCATTGCCTTGTCCTGGCGCATGCGCATTGAATAGAATGCCCATGCCTAGGCTACATCAGTGCACTGACCATGTGCTGGGAACTGGAAGATTGTCTGAACTGGATCACAGCTTTCAAAATTCACACATTTGTCATTGTGTTCTCtttctggcgcatgcgcagtgaagcATCTGTCCTACGCGTTTCGAGCATTAAAACGCGCTTCGTGATAGCATGGTGCTATGACTAAGTGCTTTTAATGCTCGAAACGCATCGACCAAGTGTTCCTATTTTATCTATTTGGACAATAGTTTTAAGACAATGAGTTTCTGGCAGTAGCTGGATACCTGTTTTGGTCATAGTGACCATTTGACTTGGAACTGGACATAGGATTTTTCTGTGCACCGCACCCATCGAGGATAATTGCCTGCAGTGATGAGCTAATGTCTcctccatttttttcctatttgtGCAGTGAAGCAGGATGCGCTTGCTTACACTACATCTGTGCCCTGGACATGTGCTGGATACCGAATAATATCTGAGCGCAAAATAGTTTTACACCTGCTTCAGTGCCAAAAACAAATTATGCATGCATGAGAACATATCACCAACTGGGAACGTGTCTGCGAGCCTTTGAAATCCCATGCACGTGCTATTGTCCTGTAGTTACAGCGCATGTGCAAGGAAACAGGATTCACATGTCATGGTGTCATTAATGCATTACACATGCGGTAAAACTTGTACATTTGTAATTCAAGCAAGTAGTAATGCATGCACAGTGACGCAGAGCGCACTTAGGAGTGTCTACGGAAGATCCAAGTTTGTTGTACACCCGTTCTAGAGCCAAAACacaatggcgcatgcgcagtgatgcaGAGCGCACTGAGCATGTGCAGGAAAGCTTGTTGTGCAGCCGCGTCACTGCGTAGGCGCAGGATTGCCAGAAAAATCTCATAATTGTGTAAAAATACTGCAGATTTTAACTTTATATGGCGATGTGTGACAAATCCACCTCAGGAAAAGTCTGCAACGTGTGAACGTTGTCCGAGCCCCAGGACATGGCCTGATAGTCCAGCACTTATACAGCATTAATGACATTAGGTGCGTCCCTTTAATACGTCATATTCATATACACGCTCCGGTACTGTGTGTTATTATTAATATCTCGTCCTTTACAGATacaataatatatattatatatatgtatatgagtaaaaacatagaaaaatagaaaacgTTTTCTGTTAGTGCTGAGCTTGTATACAGAATACATCTGTGAGATTCAGAGAAAACCAGGAAGGGAGGGGTTAATTAACATTTTTCTACACAGAGATTAAATTGCTTCAAGGAGACCATTTGATCTTGATCGTACAGGTTTGATTGGATGATATCAGATCCATGTATatatgtctaatatatatatatacactagtgtacaagaaaatggtggccttaacaACCAATCAGATGCTGCTGCTCCA from Ranitomeya variabilis isolate aRanVar5 chromosome 3, aRanVar5.hap1, whole genome shotgun sequence includes:
- the WDR73 gene encoding integrator complex assembly factor WDR73; translated protein: MSHDLLPEEVAGFRFYRSSMESEDWMLESISLYRDLHAFELQEVTRVVDWSGDTGLCIAGSSGGRRHEILQLLFPQKLLEQQNQGLCPERDLKVQYGGFSQHPVYSLRHVPGRSLLATTSPSPSHVQIWQIGAEDKDVILPTTSIPSAPSKETWTKIAVSGAASPCVVHGSQVNGVNVTEIETVGRLYTLAVSNTEAIGSLSFLDSSTVHLCCLSGRQIIADIRQPGIASEGNVAPNMLGDRRWVATLQTDSQDTRTKIASLSSEGHITITDTRDMGAPLKCAKVKSSNGPTPEDLMCICWAPRLKDCVSISGLDGTVQIYNTEPWDAVVKEVDALFIHRGHSAMGQCEDGSVPRVTVHSWHPWKERMLVSAASDGSLHIWDWLDGPCRADH